GCCAAAACCATTCCCACCGGCATCCCAACCACATAAAACGCCGCCATATTCACATTAGCTCCGATCCTCGGCCTCGCCGACCCTCTAAGAACGCCGCAGCCCGTCGTCTGAGGGCAGTTCCCAAGCTCGCAAAGGCCAACGATCGGTAGTACCATCGAAGTCAACTTAATGATCTCCTCATCATCCGTGAAAAGCTTCGCCCACATGCTTTTGACCGAGACGGTGAAAGTGAGGGCAGTGAACCCAAGGGCGATGCTGAGACCGAGTCCGACAACGGCCGCTCTCCTCGCTCTCATTGGTCGGTCCGAGCCCAGTTCGTTACCGACACGTGTCGAGACACCGAAGCTTAAAGAGCTAGGGAAAATGTAGACGAGAGAAGTGATTTGAATGAGTATCCCCATTGAAGCAACGGTTGCTTTAGGGTTTATGAGAAACCCACAAAGCAGAATCATAATCTCATAGCACCACCACTCGAGACAAACCGATACACAGCTCGGTACCGCGAGACTAATCAGCTTCTTCCATTCTCTCATACTATCTTCAACCTCCTCCTCTACTAAAACCTCCTCGTTGATACTTACCTTGTCCTCCACGAAACGGATGTAGATGAATAGAAAGACGACAAGGTTGAAATTTGACAAGACCCCACTCAAGGCGATACCTTTAATACCAAACCCGAGATACGAGACAAAGAGAAACGTGATGGGCAAGTGTAGAACACTCGCGACGGCCGTGCAGACTGATAAAGGAAGAGTCTTTGCTTGCGTCCTTAGGTAAACTCTCAATGGATGTAAGAAAGACTGAGCGACGAGGTCAGGAACAGAGTAAAGAAGAAAGATGTGAGCTTCAGAGGCAAGATCCTCGTCCTGTTTCAGCATTTTCAGTATCTTCTCGATGTTGATCCAAAGAAGTGAAACGGGGAGAGATGTGAGGAGGAGGAGGACGATTCCTCGCCGGATTGTGGCCTGAACTAGGTTATAGCGTTTTGCGCCGAAGGCTTGAGAGCAGATTGATTCGACGCCCATGGTTAAACCTGAGAAGAGGGAGTAACCGGTTATGTTGGCGAATGCGAGCGCTAGGGAGCCTCCGGCGAGAGTGGGGCGGCCGAGGCCGCCGAGGAAAAACAGGGAGACGAAGGAGCGGAAGTAGAGGAGGAGACCTGTGAAGACTAATGGGAGAGAGATTTTGGCTATTGAGATTGCTTCGTTTGCGAAGTGGGTGAGAGGAGCAGAGTGGTTTTTATTTAAATGCAGTTTTTCATGAGGAGAGAGCTTTTGTAGTAATGGTATTGTACCTTCATCTCTGACAGAACTTGATTTATACATTCTGTTTGTTAGTCAAATGTCTGAGAGAGAAGAGAGAGAGAGAGGGAGGATTTTGGTTGTGAAGAAGATGTGTTAAGCCGCTGGCTTTATATAGTAGAGAAAAAGTGTTTAATATCATTTGTGTTTTGAACCTTTTTTTTTTTTTTTCAGTCAAAATCTATTCACACACGCTTGATTGGAATTATATTAAATTAAATAACACGGAACATAGTAACAAACCGAACAAGGGACGGGTCAATTTCTCATGTTTAACATACCACTAGACGAGTGGGAAGTAAACCTATTCAATAGAAACTTCTTCTCTCCACTACTACATCATTTCATGTTCATATATGTCTAACTTTTCAAAGTCGCAAATTTACACGCGGTGCGCCCCATCAGTTGAATTAGAGTCAAGAGCCAAATGGAGTTTGGAGTTATATGACCACTCAAAAAGGTATGAATAAATAATAAAAATAAAAAGGTGCAATGTAACACCTTTTGTGAAGTTTTTTTTTCACAAATTTTGGTCCCATAGTTTTTTTTTTTTTTTTGCTTTCATTTCTTTGTACTTATGTTGATGTTTCTAATTTAATCGTAACTTTTTTTTTGTCGGAAAGAGAATTCAGGAAGAGTTGTAGTACAAAGAAAATGTTAATCAATTAAGAGATGGAAGTTAGTTAATATGCTTAAGTGGGATTAGCTGGTTGGACGTTGACCAGGAAAACAGTGTTCAAGCAAAATACTGTTCAACACTGGAGAAAAAAAAGGAATTTTGTTTTGGGACCAAAAGCAATAAAGGAAGAGAACTTGTAATTTGGGACAAGAAAAAAAACATTATGCTGCTACATTCCTATACATTATTAAGAACTATTTTTTTCAAAAATTATTCATATCAAATGATGCATACTGATGTTTTCTAAATCATCGTAGATAAGGGGTTGGTGTCCAACGTCACAACATAAAGTAACTAATATTGCATTTTCTGGCTTTGCTGTAAAGCTTTTTGATGCATTCAAGTTCTGTCTCAAATCTGTTGTTCCATTTCATCATGAAGATTTATCTGTCTTAGTGTCTACTGTTTTATGTTTTAATATATATTTATTTTTGCATTGCCTATTTGAATTAATGAAATTAAAGTTTGTACAAAAAGTTACTTCTAAATTACTATATGAATATTTATTTCCTAATGTATAAATTCTTAAAATTCTAATTTAAGTTTTACTAGATCTTGTGCGGGTGGTTATTATCATTTTTATTCATATAAATATATTTTTAGCATGATTAGAAGTATATAATATCAATATTTACCATATTACTAATTGTTACATATAGCATTTCAAACACCACATTTTTAATGAAAATGAAATATATATTTATATTGTAAATAAAAGGCATGAAAATATTTTCTACATATGCAATTTCAGAGGAAACATAAGAATATCTATATATATATTTAATTTGTTTTTTTTTAAATAGAAAATTTAAATATTTATACAAATTTCATTTAAAAGGTGGTCCAAATAAAAAAATCAAACATGAGATAAATCATGACTTCTGTTTTAATAGTATGGATAGATGTGTTATTCAAGAAATGAGTAAACTGAAAATAATTTTTCAAAAATAAAATACTTCTATAAATTTCATTAGTAATTTGAAATTACCATTTTTATTCGTTTATATTTCTATTCATATTAATGGAGTAAATTTTTGAGAAAACTATTTATATTACATTTTCATAGATTCTGCTTTATAAACTAAAACTTAATCTTTTTGTTAAATAAATTTTAGTTACTGGTTTTAAAAGTTTGGAATATATGGTTTCGAAATCATTTTAAAATAAGATACTTATGTCATCTACATCTTGAAATGGGTCTATTAATAATAATAATTATTATTATTAGCAGGTATATTTTTTGTTTGGTTTAAAAGTAGATATAGAATAAGATGGCGGTATGTTTATATATATGTTTTCATATTTATTTCCAATATTAAACCCAATCTAGTTTTGAAGATCTAACACAATAGGTTTATTGTAAGAAATTCTGTTTTTATCTGTCAGTGTGGTAGACAAAAGAATATATCATAACTTGATAAAGGGGTTAACATCCATTATTTTAGGATAAAATTGAATGTTTACGTTTGACAAATATTTTAGCTGGCCAAGTTACATCGAGCCCAATCAAGCATATAAAACACAAACTACGAGTATTTGTAGGAATAAATGAGGATATCAAATACATATTGTTAGGATACTATTATGTAAATACAAAATTTCTTAAGTAACTTTTTTGAGATGGTCCATAAAAAAATCATACATAAAAAAAGTCAAGACTTCTATTTTAATAGTATAGATTTTATTTACTTTATTTTATAACTATTTAGTTATATTTTTAGTCAAAAAACTATTTAGTTATATTTTAAATGAATTCTGATGAATAAATAATCAAAAATAAAACTCTTGTATGTATTAGCGAACATATCTTTTCTTTTGATTTTTTTTTGGTTTCGAAGTGCTGTCTTTTAGTATATGGGACTAAAAATTTGACACCAAAATATCTCCATTTGATAAACTTCTTATAAGGAGATATATAATATATATTATGATTAGTTTCGAAGTAAGCCAGTACTTGCTTCATTTGTGCATGATACCACATAAATTTATTTTGGGTGAATCCAGGTATAAACCTTTCGGTCCATCGAATTGAATTTGCACGTTGCATAACGCATTGAATAAAAAAGACATCACATAAACTGTTGGGAACAACATGTGCTCAAACCCAATTTCCTTTTCCTATTTGAATTCTCTTTCTCATTGTGATCTTTTGCAAATAGATTTTGTCCTTATTTGAACAAATATGAATAAACTACCAATATATATAAGTTTTGACTGGACGTGTACATTTTTTTTTTTGTAAAAGACTGGACGTGTACATTCTAAACCGATATCTCGTGTTTATACTGGATCACCTCTAAATTGTAATGACCTCTTTGGTGGTTGACTAATTTCCTAAAGTCTTACACGTCTCGTCATTTTTAGTCGAACAAATTAGCATTTAGAAATGTTTAGCTTGGGCTATCCAAAAAAGAAGAAATGTTTAGCTTGTCATCCAATTATTGGTAACCTCCAAATCTTGTGCTAAAAAACTATTTGCTCGAATTATGATTTTTAAATTATCAATATAATTTTAAATATAGAACATTTTCAGGCTATTATATATGCGACGCACAAATTTTCATTTTAACCAGTAGACAATAGTAGTAGGAAAATAACTGCAGAACACAACAATAGTGTTAAATTCTTAGTGGTAACCTAATCATAAGATTTGATCAGGGGCAACATGTAAATTTATAAATTCGATTCATGCTGAAATAAAATTGATGTTGTTTAGCGAGACAAAAATGAAATCATATCTTAAGTTTTATTTAAAATATCCGGAATAGGACTAATTGGCAGCACTATTTTTGGGAGATTAATTAGACTGACAACTAATATCATACAAATAATTTAGTTTGAAATTAATATATATGATTATGATCCAGATCTTTTTCATATATAGTTTATTAAAATATATGCAAAATTATTTAAAAGTATCATACTTAAAATTTGTTATAAGAATTGTAGTATTTTAAATATTGACAAAATATATTCAATATATATAATCAAATTTGGATATGGATATGAGTACGAATGTTCTAAGATATATCAATGTATCTGTGTCAGATCCTAGTTGGCATTGTACAAGCATTTTTCAAGATAAGTTATTGGGAAGTAATATATATAATATTTTTACATTAAACTTTAGCATCTAATTTTACTTTTTGAATAAAAAGGGAGGTGGTCATGTTTATCTTGTCGACGATGGCCTTTCGTCGACGTCGTGCATGTTTTTCTGCCGTACCTTCTTGTCCTATATTTTGTCTTCTTCTGTAGTTAGTTGCTACAGAATAATATATTGCCTATATGCTGACAAACAAAGTTAATACATGTATATAATACATATGCCTATTTTGCTCTTTTTATGATTTCATAAAGTACACTGACAAACAAATATATAAAACGCCTGTCGCTAAGATCTTCCTCTGAAATTTATGTGCAAGAGAATCACAGATATAATCAATGGATAGAAATAAAATTGTTAAAAATGAGAAATAAAAACAATAGTAAATGATGATAAAAATAGAGGTCCAGTTATCTAAATTGTACGGAGACATTGTCTGATATCAAATTTTTGTGATATCAAATTTCAGATATCAAATTTGTGTGATATCAATTTTGTTTTCAGTTAAATTTGGTTCTACATATATATATACATACATATCAATGTCGTTCACCATGAGGAAAAAACTATAACAAAAACTAACAAAGGTTTTGGACTTGACTTGTAGCGTTAATGTATGTATATAAGGTAAATAGCTAATTAGTAAAAGAAAAAAAAAAGAGAAATCTCGGTAAAAAATGCTATGGAATTGTCATATAAATAAATATTGAAGGATTATTGATGTGTTTTAATTATATTTTGAACACGCTCTTTAGTCATCATTCTATGCCTCTATGGCATAAGCTGTCAGAGACTAAACCGAAAGAATTGCAGGTGAACTATACCAAGATTAGTCATGGGATCTGTTGACTGAATATTACTGATTTCAACTGAGTATCTAAAACGCGTGTAGGACTTAATCAATGAATAAAGTTACCGAGAAAACGGTGTGTCATAATATCGAATCCTTTTTTTTTTTTTTTTTTTGAGAGAAATAAACTTAGAGCTATATGGCAGCCTCTTGGCCAGCAAAAACTAGCCAACTCGGTGCAATAGCGTCAACGTACGGTGAGCTTACTACGCGTGTTCGTCCACCTTTGGTAAGGCAGTCAGCACGAACGTTTAAAGATCTGGAGATATAAACTATGGAGAAGTCTTCGAATTCAGATGATAGAGCTTTAATTTCATCCAATTCTGATGCCAGTGCTGGTAAATCTTCTTCCTGTTGTAAGAGTTTAACAAGTTGCTCACAGTCTGATTCAAAGCGCACCTCTGTTATCCTTGATTTTAACAGTTCTTGCATAGCCCATATCAGGCCTTCAGCTTCAGCATGTAGGGGTGAGGCAGCCGCGCTTTCCCCTTGCGCACCGAACAGAGACGGCAAACCTGCATCAAGCAAAACAAAACCCCACCCAGCTTTGTCCAAGTCGTTTGTCCAGGAGGCGTCGAATTGGCATCTCCACCGGCTTACAATGAGTTCTTTCGTCGGGATAAGAGGACTCCTTTGTTGCTCTTCGGAATCGAGGATCTCTGTGGCTTGTTGAGCTATAATCCAGCTCTCTGCTTCCTTTATTGCTTGGTGCATTGTATCTAACGGTGAGATGTCTTTATTTTTGAAAACTTTCTCGTTACGCGCCTTCCATATATACCAAGCAATCCATGGGAAAGTAGTCATCACTTCTGGACTCACACCTCTCTTCTTTGCACGGAAAAGAAGGAAATCGATGTTAGCATAAAGTGACGTACACGGGAAAATCCCCGGAGAAGTCGGTATGGGTGATAAGGCCCAGCACTGTAAGGCGGGGGGACATTCAAATAGGGTATGATTTATAGATTCGCTCTCGGCCCCACACCTACTGCAGGTGGACTCCCTGGAGCAGTGCCTTCCATGTAGCTGTGCTGCTGTCGCTAAAAAACCGAATGTGGCCTGCCATAGGAAGTGTTTTAGCTTACGCGGAGCTTTCATTTTCCATACTGCAGCTTTCAGAGCCGTTGTACTAGGTTATGCGGCTATGTGGCTTCCTGCTTTGAGGCGCATGTCATGTGCAACCGAGTATCCCGACTTAACTGTGTATAATCCAGACTTTGTAAAGTCCCAACTGAAGCTATCGGGGCGCCCTGTTCTGCTCACCCGGAGCAAAACTATATGGGATATGTCCTCTTCTGCAACAAAAAGCCTCAGCAGGTCTAGTTTCCATGTCATCGCATTCGCATCTATAAGATGGTATACCCGTAGCTCCTCATCTCGAGGGAAAGCAATATTGTTAGGAGGACGCGCTGGTTTCGTGGGGAGCCATGGCTCTTCCCACGCTTTAGTATCATGTCCATTCCCAATCCTCTTTCGAAGGCCTTGCTGCAGAACTGGTTTTGAGGCTAAGATACTTCGCCATCCATAGGAAGGGTTATTGGCCCTCCCGACCGTTATAGGACTAGAGTGTTTATAATACTGTCCTTTAAGTACTCTGGCCAGTAGAGAGTGAGGGTACTTGAGAAGTCTCCACATCTGTTTCGCTAGGAGGGCGAGGTTAAAATCATGAAAATCACGGAACCCAAGTCCGCTCTCTTCCAACGGTACACATATTTTGTCCCAGGCCACCCAATGAAAGCCTCTATTGTTGAGTTCAGTACTCCACCAGAACCGCGAGACAGCGCTCGTTAGGTTCTTTGTTATCCCTTGAGGCAGAAGGTAGCAAGACATAACATATGATGGGACTGCTTGTGCTACTGATTTAATCTGAACTTCTTTTCCCCCTTTGGATAGAAGTTTCGTCGACCATGTATTGGTACGATCATTCAATCGCTCTTGTACGAAGCTAAAAACCTGTTTTTTCGAACCACAGATCTTTTTCGATAGGCCGAGGTACATACCCATTCCACCCTCTAGGTTGATATCCAGCGACCTTTTCAGGTCATTTTTTGAGGACGCTACCACCTTAGAACCGAACATAACTAAAGATTTTGACTTATTCAGTTATTGTCCTGAAGCGTTTCCGTAGACGTCAATGATTCGCATGAGCTCTCTACATTCTCATTGCTCTGCTTTACAGAAAAAAAGACTGTCGTCAGCGGACAGGAGGTGTGATATTGGAGGACATGCTCTCGCAATCTTTATTCCAGTAATCTTCTTTTCTCTTTCAGCATGCTTCAGCTGTGAGATAAGAACTTCAGTACAAAGGATGAAGAGAAAAGGTGACAAAGGGTCACCCTGTCGTAAGCCTCGAGATGGGATAATATTGCCTTTGGCCTCTCCATTGATCAAGACCTGGTATGAGACCGATGATATACATTGCATGATCATCTGGATCCATCTCTCCTCGAAACCCAACTTCTCCATTAATGTTTCTAGGAAGCTCCACTCCACCCGATCGTACGCTTTACTCATGTCCGTCTTAATAGCCATGTATTTGTTTTGGCAGCTCGGGTTGGTTCTCAAAGCATGGAACATTTCTTGCGCGACGAGGATGTTATCTGTAATAAGCCTACGAGCCACAAAGGCCGACTGTGTCTCTGAGATTAACTTGGGGAGAACTTTCTTTAGTCGAGATGATAGCACTTTGGAAATTATCTTGTAGCTTACATTGCATAAGCTGATAGGCCAAAATTCCATCATGAACTTAGGTCTTTCCGTCTTCGGAATCAGACATATATTCGTCTGATTCATACGTTCATCTAGTTCCCCCGTGGCGAAAAAATCTTGAACTGTAGACACGATAATATCGAATCCTTTTAACATCTTCCTTAATCTATATTTACAACACATATAACATTTAATGGAATGTTATTAGGTGTAATCTATTACAGATACTTTTTTCTTCGTTTACTTAGATAATCATCGCTCAAATAGATCCTAATATATATTTGCCAGCATCGGTTCGTCGGCTTTCGTCTTCGGGAAACGGTGGCTTTGACAGCATCCTTTTTCGCCGGCTTTTACCGGTTTCCGATCTATGCTTTTGTTCTCTCTTTGCTCAATCGACTCTCGACTTAAGACTCCATGTTGGTTGTTCTTGGATCGATCGTAGACGATTGTTTTATGGAAGCGTAGATCTGTGGTTCGTTCTTCTTCGAGGCTGCTCTAGTTGATCGGCCTCTTTAAGGATTTGGTGGATTTGAGGGCGGAGTTTGATCGCCGTTGGAGGAGGTTTCGTTTGGGTCGTTAGTTTCATGGTGAGGGGTTCTTTCCGGTGTATCTTCGGTGAACACCGGTGGCTCCGGTGATGAATCTCGATACAGGGGAGATGGAGGTGTCGTCAACACGTGTTCCTCATCGGTGAGGAGTCCAACACGTGTTTTGGTTCTGTTAACAGGACGACACGTGTATGGGGAAAGCCTAGTGGGCTTCGGATGTTGGGTTTGTGGCCTCGGGTTTTTGGGGCGCCGGGTTCGGTTTAATGTTTGTTTGGGCTTTGACCCATAACGTTTCTTTAGTTTGCCCTTTGGGCCTTTGTGATGTTTAGTTTCTGGGTTTTGACCCATCAATAATAATAATAGATGGAAAAAAAAAATATTTATCATATAGGAGTACAAAAGAAGAGACAAAAGAAAAGTTTTTCTTTATAGCCGAAATTGAGCAAGTCAAAAAGTAAGAAGCGTTGTTGGAGCAAA
The DNA window shown above is from Brassica oleracea var. oleracea cultivar TO1000 chromosome C3, BOL, whole genome shotgun sequence and carries:
- the LOC106329373 gene encoding MATE efflux family protein 5-like encodes the protein MYKSSSVRDEGTIPLLQKLSPHEKLHLNKNHSAPLTHFANEAISIAKISLPLVFTGLLLYFRSFVSLFFLGGLGRPTLAGGSLALAFANITGYSLFSGLTMGVESICSQAFGAKRYNLVQATIRRGIVLLLLTSLPVSLLWINIEKILKMLKQDEDLASEAHIFLLYSVPDLVAQSFLHPLRVYLRTQAKTLPLSVCTAVASVLHLPITFLFVSYLGFGIKGIALSGVLSNFNLVVFLFIYIRFVEDKVSINEEVLVEEEVEDSMREWKKLISLAVPSCVSVCLEWWCYEIMILLCGFLINPKATVASMGILIQITSLVYIFPSSLSFGVSTRVGNELGSDRPMRARRAAVVGLGLSIALGFTALTFTVSVKSMWAKLFTDDEEIIKLTSMVLPIVGLCELGNCPQTTGCGVLRGSARPRIGANVNMAAFYVVGMPVGMVLAFWFGFGFKGLWLGMLAAQMSCVGGMMVATCGTDWELEAVRAKELTAVDGGSSGDCLDVEVGKVDKLGR
- the LOC106329814 gene encoding uncharacterized mitochondrial protein AtMg00310-like — encoded protein: MGMYLGLSKKICGSKKQVFSFVQERLNDRTNTWSTKLLSKGGKEVQIKSVAQAVPSYVMSCYLLPQGITKNLTSAVSRFWWSTELNNRGFHWVAWDKICVPLEESGLGFRDFHDFNLALLAKQMWRLLKYPHSLLARVLKGQYYKHSSPITVGRANNPSYGWRSILASKPVLQQGLRKRIGNGHDTKAWEEPWLPTKPARPPNNIAFPRDEELRVYHLIDANAMTWKLDLLRLFVAEEDISHIVLLRVSRTGRPDSFSWDFTKSGLYTVKSGYSVAHDMRLKAGSHIAA